A region from the Lentisphaera profundi genome encodes:
- a CDS encoding sigma-70 family RNA polymerase sigma factor produces the protein MDQNTELKEADFLKLFLKHENALRVFARSILPSWRNVDDVLQEASIVMWEKLDQLDGEEGFFPWGKTIIRFKCMNLMQKKKNERLVFSETLVNLLADDAEKIDEQEYTWRQNAIGQCLKKLSEQDQQLVMAPYLNHGSVKVLASNQSVSVNSLYKKLGRLRDLLFKCVNSQKALQS, from the coding sequence ATGGACCAGAACACAGAACTTAAAGAGGCTGATTTTTTGAAGCTTTTTTTAAAGCACGAAAATGCCCTGCGCGTCTTTGCTAGGAGCATCTTGCCGAGCTGGAGAAATGTCGACGATGTTTTACAGGAGGCTAGCATCGTGATGTGGGAAAAACTCGATCAACTCGATGGCGAAGAAGGCTTTTTCCCCTGGGGAAAAACAATTATCCGTTTCAAATGCATGAATTTGATGCAAAAGAAAAAAAATGAACGTTTGGTGTTTAGCGAGACCCTAGTGAACTTACTTGCCGATGATGCAGAAAAAATTGATGAACAGGAGTATACCTGGAGGCAGAATGCCATTGGCCAATGCTTGAAAAAGTTATCTGAGCAGGATCAACAATTGGTCATGGCCCCCTACCTCAATCATGGCTCAGTAAAAGTTTTAGCCAGTAATCAATCGGTTTCAGTCAATTCACTCTACAAAAAGCTCGGACGCTTAAGAGACCTTCTCTTCAAGTGTGTGAACTCACAGAAGGCACTT